In Helianthus annuus cultivar XRQ/B chromosome 9, HanXRQr2.0-SUNRISE, whole genome shotgun sequence, the following are encoded in one genomic region:
- the LOC110876194 gene encoding uncharacterized protein LOC110876194, with the protein MDQFTCSYTESSSSSSYEQQQQQQQHQQHTLKLRKPSYHNSLHSVHKPLALRKPTVKHFIAPLPPTPLKIYHVEPSNFKEVVRMLTSTPKFQYSASHRLKDKAPPPLVLSVPKPTLSPKPTTQPPPSPPLDGGGMMSPLSNFIMSPDFCNLLNETMQTSTLNSSIPAGMDCFEDWSPDGLGLSPKSVGHDPFGGALMSPMGLGLSPASFSWCSSVLFSPGTHSVVNQSSVL; encoded by the coding sequence ATGGATCAATTCACTTGTTCCTACACCGAATCCTCATCTTCATCCTCGTacgaacaacaacaacaacaacaacaacatcaacaacacaCACTCAAATTGCGCAAACCATCGTACCATAATTCTCTCCATTCGGTTCATAAGCCACTGGCCCTTAGGAAACCAACCGTGAAACATTTCATCGCACCGTTGCCCCCCACTCCACTCAAAATTTACCACGTCGAGCCATCAAATTTCAAGGAAGTCGTTCGCATGCTCACAAGCACCCCCAAATTTCAATACTCAGCCTCACACCGACTAAAAGACAAAGCTCCACCACCTCTTGTCCTATCCGTACCTAAGCCAACCTTATCTCCCAAACCAACaacacaaccaccaccatcaccgccgTTAGATGGTGGAGGAATGATGAGCCCACTATCGAACTTCATCATGTCACCGGATTTTTGCAACTTGTTGAATGAAACCATGCAAACCAGTACGTTAAATTCATCGATACCAGCTGGGATGGATTGTTTTGAAGATTGGAGTCCAGACGGGTTAGGTTTGTCCCCGAAATCAGTTGGTCATGATCCATTCGGTGGTGCACTCATGAGTCCAATGGGGTTAGGTTTGTCTCCGGCTTCGTTTTCTTGGTGTTCGTCGGTTCTTTTCAGTCCTGGAACCCATTCGGTCGTGAATCAAAGCTCGGTTCTCTAG